The proteins below are encoded in one region of Candidatus Cloacimonas sp.:
- a CDS encoding MBOAT family protein has protein sequence MLPLIQNILSNLVYDPQKPLLFHSTFFLFFFIVILLFYPLVVNKVKVRTWYLMLASLYFYYKTSGSFIILLLITSLVNFGLGALIYNAQSKAAKRFYLWISIFWNLGSLGYFKYTNFLITTINQIFGGQLPLYDIFLPVGISFFTFQTWSYTLDIYFGKLKPLKSFVDFTFFVSFFPQLVAGPIVRASYFIPQIHKKLSLDKDTIAKALVLIFSGLIKKGVIADYLSINFVDRIFENPALFSGLENLLGVYAYALQIYCDFSGYSDIAIGLAALLGFSLPVNFLNPYRATSVTDFWRRWHISLSTWLRDYLYIPLGGNRKGKARQYINLMITMLLGGLWHGASWNFVVWGGIHGVALVLDKILLQLKIMQTKVMKVISVIVTFNFVCFGWIFFRSPDFARAGMMLNRIFTAFNGQIFWQWLNQYRICAILILTGFVFHWMPDSYNNALQKVLRKTPVVLQSLLLAVVIWILFQFRSAEIQPFIYFQF, from the coding sequence ATGCTACCTTTAATCCAAAATATCTTAAGTAATTTAGTTTACGATCCGCAAAAGCCGTTGTTGTTTCACAGCACTTTCTTTCTGTTTTTCTTTATCGTGATTTTGCTTTTCTATCCTTTAGTAGTGAACAAAGTGAAAGTGCGCACCTGGTATTTGATGCTGGCATCGCTATATTTTTATTACAAAACCAGCGGCAGTTTCATCATTTTATTACTGATTACTTCGCTTGTCAACTTTGGCTTGGGTGCTCTTATTTACAATGCCCAAAGCAAAGCTGCCAAACGCTTTTATTTATGGATAAGCATCTTTTGGAATTTGGGTTCACTGGGCTATTTTAAATACACCAATTTTCTTATTACCACTATCAATCAAATCTTTGGGGGACAACTTCCTTTATACGATATCTTCTTACCTGTAGGAATTTCCTTTTTTACTTTTCAAACCTGGAGCTACACTCTGGACATCTATTTCGGTAAGCTGAAACCCCTCAAAAGTTTTGTGGACTTTACCTTTTTTGTGTCTTTCTTTCCGCAACTGGTAGCAGGACCTATTGTGCGTGCCAGTTACTTTATCCCTCAAATTCATAAAAAATTAAGTTTAGATAAGGATACAATTGCCAAAGCGCTGGTTTTAATCTTTTCGGGCTTAATAAAAAAAGGTGTGATAGCCGATTATTTATCCATCAACTTTGTAGATCGCATATTTGAAAATCCGGCACTATTTTCCGGCTTGGAAAATCTTTTAGGTGTGTATGCTTATGCTTTACAGATTTATTGCGATTTTAGCGGTTATTCCGATATCGCAATCGGCTTGGCTGCCTTGCTTGGTTTTTCTTTACCGGTAAACTTTCTAAATCCTTACCGAGCTACCTCTGTAACCGATTTTTGGCGGCGTTGGCATATTTCGCTTTCCACTTGGCTGAGAGATTATCTTTATATTCCTTTAGGAGGAAATCGTAAAGGTAAAGCCCGACAATATATAAATTTGATGATAACTATGCTTTTGGGGGGATTGTGGCATGGCGCATCCTGGAATTTTGTAGTCTGGGGTGGAATACACGGTGTGGCTTTGGTTTTGGATAAAATACTTTTGCAGCTCAAGATAATGCAAACTAAGGTGATGAAAGTAATAAGCGTAATTGTTACTTTCAATTTTGTCTGTTTCGGCTGGATATTTTTCCGTTCTCCTGATTTTGCCAGAGCAGGAATGATGTTGAACCGTATTTTTACTGCCTTCAACGGACAAATCTTCTGGCAGTGGCTTAATCAGTATCGGATTTGCGCCATCCTTATTTTAACCGGTTTTGTGTTTCACTGGATGCCCGATAGTTATAATAATGCTTTACAAAAAGTGTTGCGTAAAACACC